One part of the Amaranthus tricolor cultivar Red isolate AtriRed21 chromosome 16, ASM2621246v1, whole genome shotgun sequence genome encodes these proteins:
- the LOC130802729 gene encoding putative pectinesterase 63: protein MEGQIRLVLVTFLLINVAFTTYAQTLVPQTAAEINTWFQTAVKPVSQQTTLEPNVIEAENGEVETIEVKQDGTGKFKTISDAVKHVKVGNLKRVIIKIGPGEYREKVKVERYQSYITFLGHPKNMPTITFAGTALEYGTVDSATLIVEADYFVAANIIISNSAPRPDGKAKGAQAVAMRISGDKAAFYNCKFIGFQDTLCDDKGNHLFKDCYIEGTVDFIFGGATSLYLNSEIKVLPGDDMAVITAHARKNEQEAGGYSFVHCKVTGTGGNTHLGRAWFEAARVIFAYCDISDVIKPEGWSDNNKPEVQKTVYFGEFSNTGPGGAVDKRVPYTKKLTESEAKTFMSLEYIDAAKWLLPAPQL from the exons atggaAGGGCAAATTAGGCTTGTTTTGGTGACTTTTCTACTGATTAATGTAGCATTTACAACATATGCCCAAACTTTAGTACCACAAACAGCTGCTGAAATTAACACCTGGTTTCAAACTGCTGTCAAACCAGTCAG CCAACAAACAACATTGGAACCAAATGTAATAGAAGCTGAAAATGGAGAGGTAGAAACCATTGAAGTAAAGCAAGATGGAACCGGAAAATTTAAGACAATATCTGATGCTGTTAAACATGTTAAAGTAGGAAACCTAAAGCgcgtaataataaaaattggtCCAGGAGAATATAGAGAAAAAGTTAAAGTCGAAAGATATCAGTCATATATTACATTTCTTGGACATCCAAAGAATATGCCGACAATAACATTTGCAGGAACTGCTCTTGAGTATGGGACAGTCGATAGTGCAACTCTAATTGTTGAGGCTGATTATTTTGTTGCTGCAAATATAATTATTTCG AATTCTGCCCCAAGGCCTGATGGAAAAGCAAAAGGAGCACAAGCTGTTGCAATGAGAATCTCTGGCGACAAAGCTGCATTCTATAACTGTAAATTTATTGGATTTCAAGACACTCTTTGCGATGACAAGGGTAACCATTTGTTTAAGGATTGTTATATTGAGGGTACTGTTGATTTTATCTTTGGCGGAGCTACATCACTTTATTTG AATTCTGAGATTAAAGTGTTACCGGGAGATGATATGGCGGTGATAACTGCTCATGCTAGGAAGAACGAACAAGAAGCCGGTGGATACTCTTTTGTCCATTGTAAAGTAACCGGAACAGGTGGTAATACACACTTAGGCAGAGCTTGGTTTGAAGCAGCTCGAGTAATTTTCGCTTATTGTGACATTAGTGATGTTATTAAACCCGAGGGATGGTCCGACAACAACAAGCCTGAAGTTCAAAA AACGGTGTACTTTGGAGAGTTCAGCAACACAGGCCCAGGTGGAGCAGTGGACAAAAGAGTACCATATACAAAGAAGTTAACAGAATCAGAGGCTAAGACATTTATGAGTCTTGAGTATATTGATGCAGCTAAGTGGCTACTTCCAGCTCCTCAACTGTAA